The Mytilus galloprovincialis chromosome 7, xbMytGall1.hap1.1, whole genome shotgun sequence genome has a window encoding:
- the LOC143082779 gene encoding fatty acid-binding protein 1-like — protein MAQFIGKWQAGKGSMSNFEAFGKAMGLPAEITEKFRDSTWTATISKDGDTWSVENESSVSPKRTYSYQEGKELVTTNMFGKGLKLTATFDSDTKMTAMEQTEGENGWKSLKAVREIKGDKMITTVTELESGVSMTQEFTRC, from the exons ATGGCTCAATTCATAGGAAAATGGCAGGCTGGCAAAGGTTCAATGTCAAATTTTGAAGCATTTGGTAAAGCTATGG GACTTCCTGCTGAAATAACTGAAAAGTTTCGAGACTCTACTTGGACTGCTACGATCAGTAAAGATGGAGACACGTGGTCGGTTGAAAACGAATCTTCTGTTTCACCGAAAAGGACGTATAGTTACCAAGAAGGGAAGGAACTAGTTACAACAAATATGTTTGGAAAAGGTCTTAAG CTAACAGCTACGTTTGATTCCGATACAAAAATGACTGCAATGGAACAGACTGAAGGCGAAAATGGTTGGAAAAGTCTTAAAGCAGTCAGAGAAATAAAGGGTGACAAGATGATAACT ACAGTAACAGAACTTGAAAGTGGAGTGTCGATGACCCAAGAATTCACAAGATGTTGA
- the LOC143082780 gene encoding fatty acid-binding protein 1-like: MAQFLGKWNSVSINNAEAVGKVLGYTDEGIKKFKESKWTFEFTKDGDKFSITNQSDNTPKTTNTYEEGKELVTKNSFGQGLKLTLKFDSDSQITVLEKMELPGGWKNVKLVRKVEGNKMTAVFEDLESGTKMTQTFERCT; the protein is encoded by the exons ATGGCTCAATTTTTAGGAAAATGGAATTCAGTATCTATAAATAATGCCGAAGCTGTAGGAAAAGTTTTGG GCTATACAGATGAAGGTATTAAAAAGTTCAAAGAATCTAAATGGACATTTGAATTCACCAAAGATGGAGATAAGTTTTCAATTACAAATCAATCAGACAACACACCTAAAACAACTAATACATACGAAGAAGGGAAAGAATTGGTGACGAAAAACTCATTTGGACAAGGTCTTAAG cttACTCTCAAATTTGACTCGGATTCCCAAATAACTGTATTGGAAAAAATGGAACTACCAGGTGGTTGGAAAAATGTAAAACTTGTTCGAAAAGTTGAAGGAAATAAAATGACAGCA GTTTTTGAAGACCTGGAAAGTGGCACAAAGATGACCCAAACTTTCGAGCGATGCACATAG